The Sphaerisporangium siamense genome includes the window GGACGGGCCGATCCTGCCGCCGACCTCCCGGAGCGTCGTGCGCAGCCCGTGGTGGCGCAGGACCATCGTCAGGCAGGCGGCCCCGCAGTCCGTCATGGTGTTCTGCCGCACCACCGGGACGCGGCGGCGCCGGGCCCGTCCGGACACCCGTCTTCCTCTTCCTGGGTCTTGGCGATGGGCGGGCCCGGGGCGGGTACCCCCGTCCCGGGCCCGTTCGTGAACGGATCGGCGGCCCGCCGGGCGTGGCGGGCGGCCGTCTCAGACGGAGACGCAGATGCCCGGCGGGTCGATGTAGAGGCCCATCGAGACCTCCACCTTCTGACCTCCGCTGAGCTGCTCCAGCTCCTCGTCGCCGAGCACCTGCCCGGTCGTCTCGTTCTGGTCCACGCTCACCCCTCCTTTCGTCGATCTTTCACGGGCCGCCGGATCGCCCGGCGGCGTTCCCGGGGGTCGGCCCGGTGATCCAAGGAATATGGGGCCGCTCTTGGAATCGGCTTGGACAGGACTGAACAGGACGGGACGGCTCCCGCGGCGGCGCGTCACCCGTTCGCCCGGCAGTCCCTAAGCTTGCGGCTTGTGAGCGAGTTTCCGTGGGGCCAGGCCAGCGCGACGGGGGTGGGGTCCCACCCGGGCGCCGACCATGTCGAGACGTTGCGGGTGGTGTTCGGCGAGGTCCCCGACCTGCCGTATCTGCCCGAGCTTCCCGACCGCGGCGTCGGCGCCGACATGGTGGGGCGCACGGCGTCGCTGCTGGTCGACCTGGCGGTGGAGGTGCAGCCGTCCGGGTGGCGGTTCACCGACAGGCCGGGCCGCGACCTGCGCAGGGCCAGAGAACACCTCGCCCGCGACCTCGACGGCCTGGAGGAGGTCGCCCAGGGGTACGAGGGCCCGCTGAAGATCCAGGTCTGCGGGCCGTGGACCCTCGCGGGCACCGTCGAGCTGCGCTACGGCGACCGCACGCTGGCCGACCCCGGCGCGGTCCGCGACCTGGCCGACTCGCTGGCCGAGGGGCTCGCCGCGCACATCGCCGCCGTGCGGTCCCGCGTGCCGGGCGCCACGGTGGTGGTCCAGGTGGAGGAGCCGGGCCTGCCGGGGGTGCTCGCCGGGACGGTGCCGACGGCCTCGGGGTTCGGGCGGCTGGCCGCCGTGGAGCCCCCGGTCGCGGCCGAGCGGCTGCGCGCGGTGCTCCCGTCCGACGCGTTCACGGTCGTCCACTGCTGCGCGCCCGAGGTGCCGTTCGACGTGCTGCGCTCGGCCGGGGTGCGGGGCGTCTCGCTGGACGCGGGGCTGTTGCGGCGCAGGGACGAGGACGCGATCGGCGAGGCGATCGACCGGGGGACGGCCCTGTTCCTCGGCGTCGTGCCCGGCACGGACGCCCGGCTGCCCGACGTCGGCGTGGTGGCCAAGCCGGCCGTCGAGCTGTGGCGCAGGCTCGGCTTCGCGCCCGCGGACCTGGCGCGCCAGGTGGTGCTCACCCCGTCGTGCGGGCTGGCCGGCGCCTCACCCGGGTACGCCAGGGCCGCGCTCGCCCGGTGCCGCGAGGCCGCCCGCGTGCTGCGCGAGGACCCCGAGGACGAACGCGACTGATCCGGCCGGACGAGTGCGCTTCAAGTGCCTCGCAAGCGGCGTGCCCTATTCCTGGATGGCGTGGAACCACCCAGGAATCCGGGAGAGAAAGTCATGCGCAGCGGTCTTCGCGTCCTGCTCGGCCTCACCACCGCCGCGGCCCTCGGCCTCGGCCTGCCCGCCGCGGCGTCGGCCTCTGTATCGGCTCCTGTATCGGGCTCTGTATCGGGCTCGGTGTCGGCCTCCGGTGCCGCGGTGAGCTCGGCCGCCGAGAGGTGGGAATGGGGGCCCACCGCGTCCACGGACTTCAAGGGCTGGGCGTCGGGCGAGATCCGGACGACGCGGTCCGGCCTGCGGATCAGCGGCGACGTGTACGACGCCGGGGGCGCCCGCACGTGCACCTGGCTGAAGATCAAGTGGCTGACCGACCGCGGCAAGTGGCGCACCGCGACGTACAAGAACTGCTCGCAGTCCAGGACGCGGTCCTTCCGGATCAACGCCGGGTACATGCTGACGTCCTCCGCCAAGGTGTGCCGGGGCACCTCGACCCGCGTCACCGGCAAGTGCTCGCACTGGGAGGGCGTGTGGTCCCAGGGCGGCTGACCACGAAAGCCTGATAAGTCGGCAAATAGTGGTTGTGCCGGTCTTTGCCGGACACCCTGATTCTTCAGGCGATCCCGGGGGGACGACGCCCGGGATCGCCTGTTGCCGTCCGGGTCCGTTTCATGGGGAAATGTCGGTGCCAGATGGCATGGTGGAGGTAACGATTGCCCAGGTAGAGCGCCGATGCGCGGGCGCGAGCACGCGCCGCTGCCCGTAGCGTTCTCCTTGGGCCGCACGAACGAGGGGAGACGGCATGACCGCCGAGGTGGAGGGCGTTCCGGTGTCCGCACTGGACCGCCATGCCGAGCTGGCCGAGCTGGCCGAGGAGGCCAACTGGCGCTACTACGTGCTCGACGCGCCCACCGTGAGCGACGGCGAGTACGACTCCTGGATGCGTGAGCTGCGGGAACTCGAAGAGGCGCATCCGTCCCTCGTGACGCCGGACTCGCCGACGCAGAAGGTCGGCGCGCCCATCTCCACCGACTTCACCCCGGTGCGCCACCTGCGGCGTCTGGAGAGCCTCGACAACGCGTTCAACGACGCCGACCTCGCGGCCTGGCAGGCCAGGGCCGAGCGGCTCCTCGAACGCGACCCGGCCCCCTACCTGTGCGAGCTGAAGATCGACGGCTTGGCCATCGCCGTGGTGTACGAGAAGGGCAGGCTGGTCAGGGCCGCCACGCGCGGCGACGGCCGGGTGGGCGACGACGTCACCGCCAACGTGCGCACGATCGCCAACATCCCGCACCGCCTGCACGGCGACGACGTGCCCGACGTGCTGGAGGTCCGCGGCGAGATCTACCTCACCGTCGACGGCTTCGTGAAGCTGAACGAGCAGCTCGTCGCCGCGGGCAAGCCGCCGTTCGCCAACCCCCGCAACTCCGCGGCCGGGTCCCTGCGCCAGAAGGACCCCCGGATCACCGCCCAGCGCGACCTGAAGATGATCGCGCACGGCGTCGGCGTGTGGGAGGGCTCGGCCCCGCTCCCCGCCACCCAGTCCGGCGTGTACGAGAGGCTGCGCGACTTCGGGCTCCCGGTCAGCCCCCTCTACAAGGTGGTGGACACCCTCACCGAGATCGAGGAGTTCATCGAGAACTACCGGCAGCACCGTCACGACACCGAGTACGAGATCGACGGCGTCGTGGTGAAGCTCGACCGCATCGAGCTGCAGCGCCAGCTCGGCTCCACCTCACGGGCCCCCCGGTGGGCGATCGCCTTCAAGTACCCGCCGGAGGAGGTCAACACCAAGCTGCTCGACATCCAGGTCGGCGTCGGCCGCACCGGCCGCGTGACGCCGTACGGCGTGATGAAGCCCGTGGTCGTGGCCGGGTCCACGGTCGAGCGCGCCACCCTGCACAACGCCTCGGAGGTCGTGCGCAAGGGCGTGCTCATCGGCGACACGGTCGTGCTGCGCAAGGCCGGGGACGTCATCCCCGAGATCGTCGGGCCGGTCACCGCGCTGCGGGACGGCGGCGAGCGCGAGTTCGTCATGCCCGCCCACTGCCCCGAGTGCGGCACCGAGCTGCGGCGCATGAAGGAGGCGGACGTCGATATCCGCTGCCCCAACGCCCGGTCCTGCCCCGCTCAGCTCCGTGAGCGCATCTACTTCGCGGCCGGGCGGAAGGCGTTCGACATCGAGGGCCTCGGCTACGTCGCCGCCACGGCGCTGACCGCTCCGTTGCCGCCGCAGCAGCCTCCGGTGCGCACCGAGGCCGACCTGTTCGACCTCACCATGGAACAGCTCCTGCCGATCAAGTCCGTGGTCCGCGACCAGGACACCGGCCTGCCGAAGACCGATCCGGAGACCGGCGAGCCCAAGATCGTCACGTTCTTCGCCAACATGAACGGCGAGCCCAGCAAGAACGCCGAGCACATGCTCGCGGAGCTGGAGCGGGCCAAGTCGCAGCCGCTGTCGCGGGTGCTCATCGCGCTGTCGATCCGGCACGTCGGCCCCACGGCGGCGCAGGCCCTGGCCACGACGTTCCTGTCCCTCGACCGCGTCTTCGGCGCGTCGGAGGAGGAACTGGCCGCCGTCGAGGGGGTCGGCCCGACGATCGCCGCGTCGATCCGCGAGTGGTACGCCGAGGACTGGCACCGCGAGATCGTCGACCGGTGGCGCGCCGCCGGGGTCCGCATGGAGGACGAGCCGCCCACCGGGCAGGGCTCCCAGATCCTGGCGGGCCTCACGCTCGTGGTCACCGGCACCCTGGAGGGCTTCACCCGCGACGAGGCGGGCGAGGCCATCCAGGCGCGCGGTGGCAAGGTGACCGGCTCGGTGTCCAAGAAGACCGGCTTCCTGGTCGCCGGCGAGAACGCCGGGTCCAAGTACGACAAGGCGCTCAAGCTCGGCGTCCCCATCCTGGACGAGAAGAATTTCCGCGTCCTGCTCGACAAGGGCCCCGACGCCGTCGTCCCGGTCTCGGCGGACGCCCCGGAGGCGGCTCCGGAGGAGAGCGCCACGGGCGCCGGCTGACGGACGGAGGTCCCAGAAGCGGCGCCCGCCCGCGCCGTCGAGCAGGGGAGACGCGGCCCGACGCCCGGCGGGCCGCATGCTCGACTTGCCGATGGGCGGCCCGCGCCACACCGCGGCCCCCGCTGACCCTCGCAGGCCCGTGCGCGGCCGGTCCGGCGTCGTCGGACGCCCTGCGCGGCCGTGCCGAGCGTGAACACCTGCGCGGAAGCCGCGCGGCGCGGGCGCCGGTGAATCAGAATGGTCAAGTGCGGGTCAAACCGCGTGTGGACTCTTGTGGAGGGTTCCAGGGGGCATTTCACGGGATCCGGACCGGCTGGGGGAGCCGGAGGAAGGGTGACGTAACACGAGGTCCCGAAATATTCGGTGACGCAACGTGCCCAACCGGTTTCGCGAAGTGGCCCAAAGGCCGTACCCTCCCATAGTGACCTCTTGGGGGTTTACTTGCCTATGACGGACCCATCCGACACACGCGACACCGCTCCGCGCCCGTTGTCCCCGCTCTGGACCTACATCACGGGAGTCGTGCTCACAGGGCTCGCGGCGCTGGTCGTCGCCGAGGTGCGGCTCGGTGCCTGGGAACTCGTCACGCTGGCGCGCACCTCCCTGTTCTGGGTGCTGGTGGTGCTGGTCGTGCTCGGGGAGCTCCGCCCGCTCGTCGTCTCCACCTCGCGCCTGGTCGGCGGCACTGCCACCTCGACCATGTTCACGTTCGCCATATTGCTCTACTACGGCCTCTCGGTGGCCGTGCTGGTCCACGGGCTCGCCCTGGTGGTGAGCGGCCTGTCCCACCGCAGGGCCTGGCACCGGGTGGCGTTCAACGTCGCCCAGGTCACGCTGGCGTCCACCGCCGCCGGGGTGGTCCTCAGCCTCTTCGGGCACCATCCGCGCCCCGCCGTCCCGTGGGTGCCCGAGGGCGTCGACATGACGGCGGTCGCGCTCGCCGCCCTCGCCTACTTCGCCGTGCGCGGCGTGCTGGTCTGCGGCGCCGTCGCGCTGCACGAGCGCCGCTCGCTCACCCGCGTGCTGCGCACCACGATCGGCCACCAGAGCGTGGTCTACGCCGCGCTGCTCGGCCTCGCGCCGCTGGTCGTGGTCGTGATGAGCCGCTCGCCCGCGCTGGTCCCGCTGTTCGTGGCGCCGCTGGCCACCATGTACTTCACCGCCTCGATGTCGGTGCGCCGCGACCACCAGGCCATGCACGACGGCCTCACGTCCCTGCCGAACCGCAAGCTGCTGATCCTGAGCACCGAGGAGGCCCTGGCGGAGGCCCGCGACGACACGCGGGTGGGCCTGCTGCTTCTCGACCTGGATCGCTTCAAAGAGGTCAACGACACGCTGGGGCACCCCGTGGGGGACCGGCTGCTGCAGATCGTCGCCCACCGCCTCACCCACAGCGTGCGGCCGGGCGACGTGGTGGCCCGGCTCGGCGGCGACGAGTTCGCCGTCCTGCTGCCGACCGTGCGGGACGCCATGGCCGCCCGCGAGGTCGCCGCGCGACTGCGCGCCGCGCTCACCCAGCCGGTGCGCCTGGAGGGCATGACCTTCGACATGGACGCCTCGGTCGGCATCGCGCTCTACCCCGACCACGCGCCCGACTTCGAGCTGCTCCTCCAGCGGTCCGACGTGGCCATGTACTTCGCCAAGGAGGGCCGCACCGGCGTCGAGGTCTACAACGCCGAGAAGGACCGCAACTCGCCCGAGCGGCTCAACCTGCTCGGCGACCTGCGCAGGGCCATCGGCGGCAGCGACCTGCGCCTGCACTACCAGCCCAAGGTGAACCTCGCCACCGGCATGGTGGAGGGGGTGGAGGCCCTGCTGCGGTGGTGGCACCCGGAGCGCGGCCCGATCTCCCCGTCCGACTTCATCCCCCTGGCCGAGCAGTCCTACCTGATGCACCAGATCACCCAGCACGTGATCGACGCCGCGCTGGAGCAGGCCGCCGACTGGTGGCACGCCGGGCTTGAGGTGCCGATCTCGATCAACGTCTCGGCCCGCGACCTGCTCGACTCCGCCCTCCCGGACACGCTGGAGGCCGGGCTGGACCGCCTCGGCCTGCCGCCGCGGGCGATCCAGCTGGAGGTGACCGAGCGCATCCTGATGACCGACCAGGCGTACACCTCCGACTCGGTCCACGCCCTGGTCGAGCTGGGCATCCCCCTGTCCTTGGACGATTTCGGCACCGGGTACTCCTCGCTGGTCCGGCTCCAGCGCCTCCAGGTGTGCGAGGTGAAGATCGACGCCTCGTTCGTGCAGCAGCTCGGCAAGTCGATGGACGACGAGCGCATCGTCCGCTCGATCGTCGACCTGGTCCGCTCGCTCGGCCTGCGGTCGGTGGCCGAGGGCGTGGAGACCGAGGAGGTCGCGCGCCGCCTGCGCGACATGGGCTGCGACGCCGCCCAGGGCTGGCGGTTCGCCGAGCCGATGCCCGCCGAGGACGTGACCGGCTGGCTGCGGGCGCGCATGGGCGGG containing:
- a CDS encoding putative bifunctional diguanylate cyclase/phosphodiesterase, coding for MTDPSDTRDTAPRPLSPLWTYITGVVLTGLAALVVAEVRLGAWELVTLARTSLFWVLVVLVVLGELRPLVVSTSRLVGGTATSTMFTFAILLYYGLSVAVLVHGLALVVSGLSHRRAWHRVAFNVAQVTLASTAAGVVLSLFGHHPRPAVPWVPEGVDMTAVALAALAYFAVRGVLVCGAVALHERRSLTRVLRTTIGHQSVVYAALLGLAPLVVVVMSRSPALVPLFVAPLATMYFTASMSVRRDHQAMHDGLTSLPNRKLLILSTEEALAEARDDTRVGLLLLDLDRFKEVNDTLGHPVGDRLLQIVAHRLTHSVRPGDVVARLGGDEFAVLLPTVRDAMAAREVAARLRAALTQPVRLEGMTFDMDASVGIALYPDHAPDFELLLQRSDVAMYFAKEGRTGVEVYNAEKDRNSPERLNLLGDLRRAIGGSDLRLHYQPKVNLATGMVEGVEALLRWWHPERGPISPSDFIPLAEQSYLMHQITQHVIDAALEQAADWWHAGLEVPISINVSARDLLDSALPDTLEAGLDRLGLPPRAIQLEVTERILMTDQAYTSDSVHALVELGIPLSLDDFGTGYSSLVRLQRLQVCEVKIDASFVQQLGKSMDDERIVRSIVDLVRSLGLRSVAEGVETEEVARRLRDMGCDAAQGWRFAEPMPAEDVTGWLRARMGGTPDSYDRRGSAEVTAC
- the ligA gene encoding NAD-dependent DNA ligase LigA, which produces MTAEVEGVPVSALDRHAELAELAEEANWRYYVLDAPTVSDGEYDSWMRELRELEEAHPSLVTPDSPTQKVGAPISTDFTPVRHLRRLESLDNAFNDADLAAWQARAERLLERDPAPYLCELKIDGLAIAVVYEKGRLVRAATRGDGRVGDDVTANVRTIANIPHRLHGDDVPDVLEVRGEIYLTVDGFVKLNEQLVAAGKPPFANPRNSAAGSLRQKDPRITAQRDLKMIAHGVGVWEGSAPLPATQSGVYERLRDFGLPVSPLYKVVDTLTEIEEFIENYRQHRHDTEYEIDGVVVKLDRIELQRQLGSTSRAPRWAIAFKYPPEEVNTKLLDIQVGVGRTGRVTPYGVMKPVVVAGSTVERATLHNASEVVRKGVLIGDTVVLRKAGDVIPEIVGPVTALRDGGEREFVMPAHCPECGTELRRMKEADVDIRCPNARSCPAQLRERIYFAAGRKAFDIEGLGYVAATALTAPLPPQQPPVRTEADLFDLTMEQLLPIKSVVRDQDTGLPKTDPETGEPKIVTFFANMNGEPSKNAEHMLAELERAKSQPLSRVLIALSIRHVGPTAAQALATTFLSLDRVFGASEEELAAVEGVGPTIAASIREWYAEDWHREIVDRWRAAGVRMEDEPPTGQGSQILAGLTLVVTGTLEGFTRDEAGEAIQARGGKVTGSVSKKTGFLVAGENAGSKYDKALKLGVPILDEKNFRVLLDKGPDAVVPVSADAPEAAPEESATGAG
- a CDS encoding methionine synthase; the protein is MSEFPWGQASATGVGSHPGADHVETLRVVFGEVPDLPYLPELPDRGVGADMVGRTASLLVDLAVEVQPSGWRFTDRPGRDLRRAREHLARDLDGLEEVAQGYEGPLKIQVCGPWTLAGTVELRYGDRTLADPGAVRDLADSLAEGLAAHIAAVRSRVPGATVVVQVEEPGLPGVLAGTVPTASGFGRLAAVEPPVAAERLRAVLPSDAFTVVHCCAPEVPFDVLRSAGVRGVSLDAGLLRRRDEDAIGEAIDRGTALFLGVVPGTDARLPDVGVVAKPAVELWRRLGFAPADLARQVVLTPSCGLAGASPGYARAALARCREAARVLREDPEDERD